The following coding sequences lie in one Fundulus heteroclitus isolate FHET01 chromosome 20, MU-UCD_Fhet_4.1, whole genome shotgun sequence genomic window:
- the LOC105934746 gene encoding adenosine receptor A1 has translation MPTNSNQELLRRVQAERTLFQASVTMTSDLPPSKALYIGMEVVIAVSSVIGNVMVVWAVRINRSLRDTTFCFIVSLALADIAVGALVIPLAITMSIGLQTHFYSCLLFACTVLVLTQSSILALLAIAIDRYLRVKIPMSYKRVVTPRRAGTAVLLCWLVSIIVGLTPMFGWNNLQFILNNRTLISEELVVTCQFETVISMDYMVYFNFFGWVLPPLLLMLGIYVEIFYMIHKQLTKKVTTSHADPRRYFGKELKLAKSLALVLFLFAVSWLPLHILNCITLFFPGCKTSISLIYIAIILTHGNSAVNPIVYAFRIKKFRSAFRKIWKQYMLCHDPIGRLPQRGSQRGQNRETRLRQNDDDDDDV, from the exons ATGCCCACAAACTCAAACCAGGAACTCCTTCGACGTGTTCAGGCTGAGCGCACCCTCTTCCAAGCATCTGTGACCATGACTTCGGATCTGCCTCCGTCCAAGGCGCTCTACATCGGGATGGAGGTGGTGATCGCCGTGTCCTCGGTCATCGGCAACGTGATGGTGGTCTGGGCTGTACGCATCAACCGGTCTCTGAGAGACACCACGTTCTGCTTCATCGTCTCCCTGGCCTTGGCTGACATTGCGGTCGGGGCTCTTGTCATCCCGCTCGCCATAACCATGAGCATCGGGCTCCAGACGCACTTCTACAGCTGTCTGCTGTTCGCCTGCACGGTGCTCGTCCTCACCCAAAGTTCAATCCTTGCGCTGCTGGCCATCGCCATCGATCGCTACCTGAGAGTCAAAATACCCATGAG TTACAAGCGAGTGGTGACCCCTCGGCGAGCTGGGACAGCCGTGCTGTTGTGTTGGCTGGTGTCCATCATAGTGGGCCTCACGCCAATGTTCGGCTGGAACAACCTGCAGTTTATACTCAACAATCGCACCTTGATCAGTGAAGAGCTTGTGGTGACCTGTCAGTTTGAGACAGTCATCAGCATGGACTATATGGTCTACTTTAACTTCTTTGGCTGGGTCCTGCCGCCTCTGCTGCTCATGCTGGGCATCTACGTGGAGATTTTCTACATGATCCATAAACAGCTCACCAAGAAG GTGACAACAAGCCATGCGGATCCCAGGCGTTACTTTGGAAAGGAACTGAAATTAGCCAAGTCTCTCGCCCTCGTCCTTTTCCTCTTCGCAGTCAGTTGGCTCCCTCTTCAcatcctcaactgcatcaccctCTTCTTCCCCGGTTGCAAGACGTCGATATCCCTCATTTACATCGCCATTATTCTTACCCATGGCAACTCAGCCGTCAACCCCATCGTGTACGCTTTCCGCATCAAGAAATTCCGCTCTGCGTTTCGGAAAATCTGGAAACAGTACATGCTCTGTCATGACCCCATCGGTCGTCTTCCTCAGAGAGGAAGCCAGAGGGGGCAGAACCGCGAGACGAGGCTCAGGCAGAATGATGACGACGATGACGATGTTTGA